Proteins from a genomic interval of Candidatus Nomurabacteria bacterium:
- a CDS encoding PH domain-containing protein, which translates to MDDESQQVEGGAHVKRGSKEVLAVLRRHWVALDKGLLFLIIGALAVFGGGKLGARSEIMVLIISLFGLLFFGQFVSWWFSVTILSNSGLEIISQKGLFRRGVVDIPYESIMNTNYATKGLVQAVLGFGTIVIQTQSGDIVLEKVSRPAKVHTLVTANYNKFRGFDE; encoded by the coding sequence ATGGATGATGAAAGTCAACAGGTTGAGGGTGGTGCTCATGTAAAACGTGGATCTAAAGAAGTGCTTGCAGTACTGAGAAGGCACTGGGTTGCGCTAGATAAGGGCTTACTTTTTTTAATTATAGGAGCACTCGCAGTATTTGGAGGGGGGAAGTTAGGAGCTAGGTCTGAGATTATGGTACTTATTATCTCTTTATTTGGGCTATTATTTTTTGGCCAATTCGTGAGTTGGTGGTTTAGTGTAACTATTTTGAGTAACAGTGGTCTTGAAATCATTTCCCAAAAAGGTCTGTTTAGAAGGGGTGTGGTTGATATCCCCTACGAGAGTATAATGAACACAAATTATGCAACAAAAGGACTGGTGCAAGCAGTCTTAGGATTTGGTACAATTGTTATACAGACACAGTCTGGGGATATAGTACTAGAGAAGGTTAGTAGACCGGCTAAAGTGCATACTCTAGTGACTGCAAACTATAATAAGTTTAGAGGTTTTGATGAATAA
- a CDS encoding GNAT family N-acetyltransferase, with protein MDIEIRKCKEKDIDVLKRTIPRPEFHDKRFESQEKGDSEYLVAWLDDIPVGHLNLILVGSGEEYVKERLGFLPELNAIGTYPDEMRSKGIGRKLIEEAEMICKSLGYKKVGLAVDTSNKRARELYERLGYKDAGIGEFDSIWYEQQDDGSKLEIVDHCIYMLKDL; from the coding sequence ATGGATATTGAAATTAGGAAGTGCAAAGAGAAGGATATCGATGTTCTCAAGAGAACTATTCCTCGACCAGAGTTCCATGATAAACGTTTTGAATCTCAAGAGAAGGGCGATTCTGAATATTTAGTGGCTTGGCTAGATGATATACCTGTTGGTCATTTAAACCTTATATTAGTTGGTTCAGGTGAAGAATATGTGAAAGAGAGGCTTGGATTCCTTCCAGAATTGAATGCAATTGGTACTTATCCTGATGAAATGCGTTCCAAAGGGATTGGTCGAAAACTAATAGAAGAGGCTGAGATGATTTGTAAAAGCTTAGGTTATAAAAAGGTTGGTCTTGCTGTTGATACATCAAATAAAAGGGCTAGAGAATTATATGAAAGGCTTGGCTACAAAGATGCAGGAATTGGAGAGTTTGACAGTATTTGGTATGAGCAACAAGATGATGGATCTAAACTTGAGATTGTAGATCACTGCATATACATGCTTAAGGATCTATAG